Proteins from a single region of Trichoplusia ni isolate ovarian cell line Hi5 chromosome 3, tn1, whole genome shotgun sequence:
- the LOC113491812 gene encoding uncharacterized protein LOC113491812 — protein sequence MGIVKMPSYLDYWSTEFRYTQVADIMPVKRFEQIRRNIHFVDNTNQDEDRYYKVRPFIEKIRRNCLSTEEETKYSIDEMTIPYKGTKAGNRRQYNPMKPSKWGFKNVVRAGASGIVYDFLLYGGDDTFRYINFSEEEEQMTLGAKMVLALCKTIQTPGGAVYFDNYFTTLDLVWYLREHRGIFSLGTSRQNRLKDCTKGLLSDKELKTKGRGSFSQVVDNKRPSPLEPQK from the coding sequence ATGGGTATAGTGAAAATGCCTTCTTATTTAGACTATTGGTCTACAGAATTTAGATATACCCAAGTTGCCGACATCATGCCAGTAAAACGATTCGAGCAGATTCGACGAAACATCCACTTTGTGGATAACACTAATCAGGACGAAGATCGATATTACAAGGTACGACCATTCATCGAAAAGATAAGAAGAAACTGCCTTTCTACGGAAGAAGAAACGAAATACAGCATAGATGAGATGACCATTCCATATAAGGGTACTAAAGCAGGAAATCGGAGACAATACAACCCTATGAAACCTAGTAAATGGGGATTCAAGAACGTCGTACGCGCTGGTGCGTCTGGAATTGTCTATGATTTTCTATTGTATGGCGGCGATGATACCTTCCGGTATATCAATTTTAGTGAAGAGGAAGAGCAGATGACACTGGGTGCTAAAATGGTATTAGCTCTTTGCAAGACAATTCAGACTCCAGGAGGTGCTGtttatttcgataattattTCACGACGCTCGACTTGGTCTGGTATCTACGTGAACACCGAGGGATTTTCAGTCTCGGAACCAGTCGGCAAAATAGATTGAAAGATTGCACCAAGGGACTTTTGAGTGACAAGGAACTAAAAACAAAAGGCAGAGGTTCATTTAGTCAAGTCGTTGACAACAAGCGTCCATCCCCGCTGGAGCCACAGAAGTGA